A single genomic interval of Mycosarcoma maydis chromosome 8, whole genome shotgun sequence harbors:
- a CDS encoding uncharacterized protein (related to 4-coumarate--CoA ligase 1), translating into MSSVPTSPHLAKRSIPQDFKGDRDQSTLVPLETVDKLLDAPGSLLETQVKFINGRLTKVWKQLPNSVRDLWMFAATTYASRTMIVAEGESHTYAHVHKRAMLTATWLSRQFGVKKGDRVAIVARNHVEFVIGFYAVHLLGGVPALVNAFLPGKAIYDCIRDVGSKVALFDVERFRRLRDAEENFVHKLFTQASPDCVDDFGCTPGAHSGLSGVAVFARSFSGILAQEEREWAQANGANNVFDAFQLDRKFASVAQSADAIPKIDIQPEDLASVLYTSGTTGKPKGVAATHRQFLSAGPNSGFSIARAYVRRGLAPPTPQPDDEQASSIFLIPLFHSTGIQSGLCPSVLRGSKIVLMPKYDLEKAIELIQQHKIQVVLGIGFMVREIVLSKHELPSLQGLSHGGSSSAKELPEESRQKFPSMLIGQGYGSTEVNGAASGLASDDYLARPTSAGRAPPTIEIRIIDPDTLTEVANGKTGEIWVRGPNVALGYWGKKAATEEAFTKDGFFRTGDLGRKEDDGFIYVMDRSKHIIIRGGENISGTEVETAIYSERRIIDCTAVPIPDQRFGETVGVVCVPRAEYQKQNRPTEQDVLAVARKLLPKHEVPDFVWIRDEPLERNANGKVDKAIVKEAARKRHAQLKAASAKPRL; encoded by the coding sequence ATGAGCTCGGTCCCAACCTCTCCTCACTTGGCCAAGCGCTCCATCCCCCAAGACTTCAAAGGTGACCGTGACCAAAGCACTCTTGTACCGCTCGAAACGgtcgacaagctgctcgacgctccCGGAAGCCTACTCGAGACCCAAGTCAAATTCATCAATGGCCGACTCACCAAGGTTTGGAAGCAACTTCCAAACTCTGTTCGTGATCTTTGGATGTTTGCTGCTACAACTTATGCTTCCAGAACCATGATTGTTGCCGAAGGTGAATCACATACCTATGCTCATGTTCACAAGCGCGCCATGCTCACCGCTACCTGGCTTTCGCGTCAGTTTGGCGTGAAAAAGGGCGACAGAGTCGCAATTGTCGCCCGCAACCATgtcgaattcgtgattggcttTTATGCTGTACACCTCTTGGGAGGCGTACCGGCGCTAGTCAATGCCTTCCTTCCTGGAAAGGCCATCTACGACTGCATCAGGGATGTAGGCTCCAAAGTGGCCCTTTTCGACGTGGAAAGGTTCAGACGTTTGCGAGATGCAGAGGAAAACTTTGTGCACAAGCTTTTTACGCAAGCCAGTCCAGACTGTGtcgacgactttggctGCACACCAGGTGCTCACAGTGGTCTATCTGGTGTAGCTGTCTTTGCTCGCAGCTTTTCAGGTATCCTGGCccaagaagagcgagagtgGGCTCAAGCCAACGGCGCTAACAATGTGTTTGATGCTTTCCAGCTCGACCGCAAGTTTGCTTCCGTCGCCCAGTCCGCCGATGCGATTCCCAAGATCGACATTCAACCCGAAGACCTGGCTTCCGTGCTATATACCTCTGGTACCACAGGTAAACCGAAAGGCGTAGCCGCTACACACCGTCAGTTCCTTTCGGCAGGTCCTAATTCTGGCTTCTCGATTGCTCGCGCCTACGTCCGTCGTGGATTGGCACCCCCCACACCCCAACCGGATGACGAACAAGCTTCCTCGATCTTCCTCATCCCTCTCTTCCACTCTACCGGCATTCAATCCGGCCTATGCCCCAGCGTGCTGCGTGGCAGCAAGATCGTCCTCATGCCCAAGTACGATCTTGAAAAGGCAATCGAACTCATCCAGCAGCACAAGATCCAAGTCGTTCTCGGAATCGGATTCATGGTTCGAGAGATCGTgctcagcaagcacgagctTCCTTCTCTCCAGGGTCTTTCGCATGGCGGATCGTCAAGCGCCAAAGAGTTGCCCGAAGAGTCTCGTCAGAAGTTCCCGTCGATGCTCATCGGTCAAGGTTACGGCAGCACCGAAGTCAACGGTGCTGCCTCGGGTCTGGCCAGTGACGACTACTTGGCTCGACCCACTTCGGCCGGTCGTGCTCCTCCAACCATCGAGATCCGTATCATCGACCCCGATACGCTGACCGAGGTGGCCAATGGCAAAACGGGCGAAATCTGGGTTCGCGGTCCCAACGTCGCTCTCGGCTACTGGGGTAAAAAAGCGGCCACAGAAGAGGCCTTTACCAAAGACGGCTTCTTCCGCACCGGTGATCTTGGTCGCAAAGAGGACGATGGCTTCATCTACGTCATGGATCGATCCAAACACATCATCATCCGTGGTGGCGAAAACATCAGCGGTACAGAGGTGGAAACGGCGATCTATTCAGAACGAAGGATCATTGACTGTACAGCTGTTCCCATCCCCGACCAACGTTTCGGCGAGACAGTCGGCGTCGTATGTGTCCCACGCGCCGAGTATCAGAAGCAGAACAGACCGACAGAGCAAGACGTGCTCGCCGTAGCACGCAAGTTGCTGCCTAAGCACGAGGTCCCTGACTTTGTCTGGATCCGAGACGAGCCTCTAGAGAGGAACGCTAACGGTAAAGTAGACAAGGCCATCGTCAAGGAGGCGGCTAGGAAAAGGCATGCCCAACTAAAGGCTGCTAGTGCCAAACCCAGATTGTAG